The Clostridiales bacterium FE2011 sequence TCGCCTCCGGCCTGCCGTCATGAAAGCGGAAGCCTTCCCGAAGCTTTTCATCCGGATCAAAACTCAGGTACAGCGGGTCCAGGAAACGCCCGTGCACCAGGCGGAAACGGAACCCGCTGATTTCCAGCTCATCTTCCAGGGGCAGCGAATCCAGCCAGGCTATGCGTTCCTGCCCGATCTGTTTGATATAAAAGGCATTGTAATCCGGATACATGCTCATGGACCGGTCCCAGTTCCCGGCAATCCAGTGTTTGCAGTGGGTCCTGACCCAGTCACAGGTTTTGTCGCTTTCCGGCCCTTTGCCCACCGCGTCTCCCAGGAACCAGATATCATCCGGTTCGATCCGCTCCAGCTCCCGTTCCATGGCCTCCGTGGCAACCATGTTGCCGTGGAGATCCGCCAAAAGCACAATTTTCATCTGTCTTTCACCTCGGTTTCTTTCAAATCCGGTCACAGTCCGACATACTGGTCCCTGACCGTCTTCATGCCCCCATCTTCAGCATTTTCCAGCGCGCTGAACCGTACTTTTCCGTTATACTCCAGCATCGTTGTGAGCGCCGTTTTAAAGTGAGGCAGCGTCACCATCTCTTTTGCCTCCTCCGGTGTAAACCATCCGGCTTCCAGGCTCTCATCGGAGGTGTGAAGTTCTCCGCTCACATAGTCGCATATAAATAATATGCTCACGTTTGGCGGGATCATTATCCCTTCCAGCGGTCCGTATCCCTCTTTCATGGTCAGCCTCTGATAGACACCGGCCAGGCACCGCGGTTCAGCGATGATCCCGCTTTCTTCGCAGATTTCCCGTTTCAGGCCGTCCAGGATTGCTTCGCCCTGTTCAACAACGCCGCCGGGAAACTCCCAGCCCCTTCTCGCGGATCTGATCAGCAGCACCTTCCCGTCTTTATATACCAGACCCGCAGCCGATACAAAGTGTACCTGAAGCTGCTTTGTTTCCACCCATTTATCCATAATCTGTCTCCGTTTCAAATATTGGTCGACACTTCACATTCTTCGCGTCTTCAGAAATGGGATCCATGGTGTCATCTTATCATGCTCTCCCGGAGAATAAAAGGGGAACAAAAAGGATTTACATGACAACCCAGCCCGCCGCACACCCCGAATCAAAAAGAAAACCCGAAAGCAATTGATACTCAATGCTTCCGGGTTCCAATCCACTATAACCTTATTTTCGCCTGACGGGGATCAGCAGGTCAAGCTGTTGGGTTTCAGGTTCTCCGTCTGTTGTTTCCATGATGTGATCGTGATAATTCAGGTGCTCTTCCAGGTTACCGAACATGTCGTCGGGATTTCCGCTTCCGGCATATTCGTATTCATCACTTTTTTCAACCGTCTCGTAGAAAGGACCCCATTCTTCAAAGTTCCCCATCTGGATCATATGCGCGGCATAAGTGCCTCCGGCAAAGTGCTTCTTCACCAGCGGAGCCGGCACTTCCATTCCTTCCGGGATCGTAATCCAGAACTCGTATCCGTGGTACCCGGTGTCGTCCATCGGGATCGGATGGTTGAAGCCGTACAGCCGCAGTCCGGGATGCTTTTCCCACAGTTTTGTTTTGCGGGCAAACTCAGCAATCATTTTGCCCGCCCGGTCTTCCGGTTCATCGTCTAACGCGTGTGCTGCGGCAACGTCGCTCTCCGGCAGGTGTACAATGCGAATGTCCTTCATTCTGCCGCCCTGGTCGGCTTGTTTCAGGTTGTCCATGATACTCTTCCTCTCTTCCTGTATCAGTGTTGAGGAGGGAGAAAGTTCATCCGCAAGGGCAAGCAGCCTGCTGTCCTGCAGGATCATCTCTCCGGCGGGCAGCGCGCTGCGTTGTTTCAGCGCATTGCAGAATTCCCCGATCACATCGCGGACTGCGCCCAGTGACCTGAGCTCTTCGTTCATCTCCGCCAGGTTCTTTTCAAATACGCTGATGGCTGTGGCCGGGCCGGGATCGTTCAGGATTGCGCCGATCTCTTTCAGGGAAAGGCGCAGCTTCCTCAGAACCAGGATCTGGCGCAGGCGCTGTATATCTTCCGGACGATATACGCGGTAGGCATAACCTTCTTTCCGGTTACTGCCGATCAGCCCCAGTTTTTCATAATGGCGCAGCATTCTTGCTGATACGCCGTATGTTCTGGATACTTCAGAAACAGTCAGCATGTCCGTCACGGGATCCACTCCTCCTCTTGTTCATCGGGCTTTTGACTTGCTTTTCTGCCACCGGCAGCGCTCATCTCCGTCCCTTCGGAAATGAGGATAAACTGCGACACCGTGTACGAGTCAATGCTTTTTCTTTGGAAAAAATATAAATATATAGAAGGATACAACCGATCAGATTATTCTTCTTTGCCCGGAAAACTCCTGAAGTAAATCATATTGTTGTCCGGATCGTAAATGCTCATATTGACCGCACCCCATGGACGTTTTGTCGGCGGTTCAATCACCTTTGCGCCCAGCGCTTTGACCTTTTCATATTCCCTGTCAATATCATCCACCGTAAATGCCAGGCATATATTCTGGTTCTGGTTGTTTTTGACCGTTCCGTCATTATAGATCGTCAGCATGATTTCTTCAGCAATGATGAACTGATGGGTTTCGTCATTGCTGTTGTTTTCCACGCCGAGCAGCTGCTTGTAAAACGCCGCCAGCTTGGGTACGTCGTTTGTCAGTAAGCATACTTCACCGATCGTCATTTTATATATTCTCCGTCGTAATCAGTCATCTATGATTTCAACGTCATCCGGAATGCTCCTGATCAGCATTGCCGCCGTGTTCGAAAGCTTTGTGTTTTCTTTCAGTGGGAAAGATACCCGTCCCGGCAGATCTCCCTGTTCACAATGAACGTCCATCTTCGTATCCACCAGCCCCAGGTTATCCGGAAGGTTGTTGGCAAAGATCAGGCTTCCGGCGCTGACGCCGATTACAAAGCCGTTATCCCGGATATAGGCCATCAGCGTTTCATGAAAACCCGTGTCATTGATCCTGCCAAGCAGGTATGAAGTCCGGCCGCCGCACAGATACACTACGTCAAAGGTTTTCAGTTCCTCAACAGGCATATTCTGATGCAGGTCAAAAACCCGGACGTTCTTCTTCGGGATGCCGGCTTTCAGCAGGTCTTCCATGCACTTCGGCAGCACTTCAATGGCATCCGCGTCAATGGCGGCTGTGGGAATAAAAAGCGCATTGGCCTGTTCCGGCGCTTTACCCAGGAATTTCAGGAACGCTTCTTCGATCTTCTTCGTCTCCAGGCCGCAGGATGTCAGCATTACCCGCATTATTCTGTTCCTCCCCCGATTTGTTCTCTGAAACTTACAGTATCATGAGACATCCCGATACTCAAGGGGAACAAAAAACTTTTGGGGTTCAAAACAAGCCCGGCAGTTTCGGATCTGCCGGGCCTGAACATATGTTTCTCTGTTTATACCTTAATCTTTACGATATCCCCGTTTTGACGCTCCACGTCCACAAGCATGAAGTGACCATTTCTGCGGACGTACTCACGCAGCTCGCGCACAATGTCCGCGGCATAAGGAGCATATTCAGCAGCCTGCGGATCACCGTTTTTCGCCGCAAGGCTGAGCAGCAGTTTGCTGCCTGCGAGGGAAAGCGGCACCGGAAATGAAAGGTTTGGGCCGTCCTGCGTTTTGATTTTAATCCACATGGCTTACTCCACGAACACGCGCACGTTGTCGCCGTCTGGACTCTCCACAGTAACGAGTTCCCCTACCATACCCTGATCCACCAGCCGGATGATCTCCTCGAAGTCCACCTTCTGCAGTGCTTCACTCCCGCTGATCTGGGGCATCTTCATGTTCATCATCATTCCGGCCTTGACAAGTCCCATCGGAAGATTGACCGTCACCTTGTCTCCATCCGCCAGATTGGCGCGCACCTTAAGGATCAGGTCATTGGTGTCCTTGCGTTCCCCGACAGGGACAATCCTGGCTTTGTTTTCTTCTTTGCCCAGCAGCTCGTTCAGGCTTACCCTGAGCACGTCCGAGAGATCCGGGAGAATGGAAATATCCGGCATGGATGCGTCGTTCTCCCACTTGGATACAGCCTGTCCGGAGATGCCGAACTTTTCCGCGAGTTCCTCCTGGGTGAGGCCGCTCTGCTTCCTTAACCGGCTGAGCCGCTGTCCGAATGTCTCCTTCATAATCGTTTCCTCCCTTTTCTGAAGTATACCATCTGTTACGTGCCGTGTCATTTGTT is a genomic window containing:
- a CDS encoding effector binding domain-containing protein, with product MTDMLTVSEVSRTYGVSARMLRHYEKLGLIGSNRKEGYAYRVYRPEDIQRLRQILVLRKLRLSLKEIGAILNDPGPATAISVFEKNLAEMNEELRSLGAVRDVIGEFCNALKQRSALPAGEMILQDSRLLALADELSPSSTLIQEERKSIMDNLKQADQGGRMKDIRIVHLPESDVAAAHALDDEPEDRAGKMIAEFARKTKLWEKHPGLRLYGFNHPIPMDDTGYHGYEFWITIPEGMEVPAPLVKKHFAGGTYAAHMIQMGNFEEWGPFYETVEKSDEYEYAGSGNPDDMFGNLEEHLNYHDHIMETTDGEPETQQLDLLIPVRRK
- a CDS encoding Type 1 glutamine amidotransferase-like domain-containing protein, with amino-acid sequence MRVMLTSCGLETKKIEEAFLKFLGKAPEQANALFIPTAAIDADAIEVLPKCMEDLLKAGIPKKNVRVFDLHQNMPVEELKTFDVVYLCGGRTSYLLGRINDTGFHETLMAYIRDNGFVIGVSAGSLIFANNLPDNLGLVDTKMDVHCEQGDLPGRVSFPLKENTKLSNTAAMLIRSIPDDVEIIDD
- a CDS encoding NUDIX domain-containing protein, with translation MDKWVETKQLQVHFVSAAGLVYKDGKVLLIRSARRGWEFPGGVVEQGEAILDGLKREICEESGIIAEPRCLAGVYQRLTMKEGYGPLEGIMIPPNVSILFICDYVSGELHTSDESLEAGWFTPEEAKEMVTLPHFKTALTTMLEYNGKVRFSALENAEDGGMKTVRDQYVGL
- a CDS encoding VOC family protein produces the protein MTIGEVCLLTNDVPKLAAFYKQLLGVENNSNDETHQFIIAEEIMLTIYNDGTVKNNQNQNICLAFTVDDIDREYEKVKALGAKVIEPPTKRPWGAVNMSIYDPDNNMIYFRSFPGKEE
- a CDS encoding metallophosphoesterase family protein, coding for MKIVLLADLHGNMVATEAMERELERIEPDDIWFLGDAVGKGPESDKTCDWVRTHCKHWIAGNWDRSMSMYPDYNAFYIKQIGQERIAWLDSLPLEDELEISGFRFRLVHGRFLDPLYLSFDPDEKLREGFRFHDGRPEANGMICADSHRPFIRPLEGGYALNTGSVGNNLSLTRAHALLLEGEAGPDPAPLHITTLSVPYDKQKAAERADLYPDLPNKEAYQKEVLTGQYSR
- a CDS encoding helix-turn-helix transcriptional regulator, which encodes MKETFGQRLSRLRKQSGLTQEELAEKFGISGQAVSKWENDASMPDISILPDLSDVLRVSLNELLGKEENKARIVPVGERKDTNDLILKVRANLADGDKVTVNLPMGLVKAGMMMNMKMPQISGSEALQKVDFEEIIRLVDQGMVGELVTVESPDGDNVRVFVE